The genomic window ATCCTTGATCTGCGGATCGGCGAAGGCCTCGGTGGAATGTTCCAGATAGACCTTGAACCCGTCCTCCTGCAGCATGTCGCGGATGATATGGGCGCATTCCTCCGGCTCATGGCCGCTCCAGCCGCCCCAGACGATGAGTGCTTCGCGCATGATCATTCTCCTCTTGCATCAGCCGGCGATGGCTGCCGGCCGGGTTTGAAATCCCTGAGTTCGCGGCCTATTGGCCGAGAACGCCGTTGACGAGCGAGACCGAGAGCGGCGCCGGCCGCTCGGCGGTCGTTGTGATCTCGACCGTCCGGCCGGTCTCCGCGGCAATCTCGAAAGCTTCCATCACCTCCAGCACGTGCAGCGCCAGATCGCCGTTGGCCCGGTGCGGCCTGTCGTTGCGGATCGCATAGGCCATGTCTGCAAGGCCGATCGAACGGTAATTGCCGTCGGCATAGGGTTGGTCGACGGGATGGTCCTCGAAGTCTCCGCCCTTTTTCAGAAGCGAGACCGGGCCGGCGAAGAAATTGGGGTCGGGAACCAGCAGCGTTCCCTCGGTGCCGTAGATCTCGATCGGCAGATGCTTGTGGCCGGCCACATCGAAGCTCATCGTCACCTGCACCACGGCGCCGTTTGCAAAGGAAAGCACGCCGGCGATATGGGTCGGGACCTGCACCGAAATCGTGTCGCCCCGGCGCGGTTCGCTGGTGATCTCGCGTTCCTTGCGCAGCATGGTCGCAAAGCCCGCGACCTTCTTCACCGGCCCGAACAGGTTGACGAGATCGGTGATGTAATAGGGGCCCATGTCGAGCATCGGCCCGCCGCCGATATCATAGTAGAAATCGGGATTGGGGTGCCAGGATTCATGCCCCGGCCGCATGAAGCTCGCCGTGCCGCCGACGGCAAGGCCAAGCGCGCCGCTGTCGACGATCGCGCGGGACGTCTGGTGGCCGCCGCCGAGAAACGTATCGGGAGCCGCGCCGATCCTGAGCCCTGCACGCGCGGCGGCCTCGGCGAGCTTCTTGCCCTCGGCGAAATTAATGCCGAGCGGCTTTTCCGAATAGGTATGCTTGCCCGCCGCAAGCGCCCGCATTGCCACCTCGACATGGGCGCGCGGGATGGTGAGGTTGAGGATGATCTCGACCTTGGGGTCGGCCATCAGCGCGTCGATGGTGCTGGCGGGCACATTGAATTCGGCCGCCTTCGCCTCGGCCGCCGCCTGGTTGAGGTCGGCGATGCCGCGGATGTCGAGAATGTCGAATCCGGCCATCGCCTTCAGATAGGCGGCCGAAATATTGCCGCATCCGATGATGCCGATACCGATTTTTTCCATTTTTCACTCCTCCCGAAAGCGTGAAGCTCAAAGCGCCGGACCGGTTGTGCTCCATGGCGATTCATACAGTTCGTAAAGCGCGACGGCGGCCGCTCCCCGCGCCCAGAAGAAATCCGTCGCGTCATCGAAGATCAGTTCGCTCACATCGGCGAGCGATGGCGGTATCGCGCTATTGAAGGCCTTGGTCAGCCGGTCGATGAACGGTTTGCCAAGCGCGAGGCTGGAGCCCACCAGAATGACGCGCGGCGGGGCGAACAGCGTGACGATATTGGCGACTGTCACCCCGACGGCATCGCCGGCGCGCTCTGCCGCCGACATGATCTGCGCATCCTTGGCCTCGATCAGCGTCTGGGCATGGGAAATGCCCCGGCCGAGCCGAACGGCATCGGCGTAAAGCCCTTCGCGCGGTCCGTCGCCGAGGATCGCGCTTTCGCCGGCAAGGCTTGCCAGCCGCGACATGCTGTCGGCGCTGCTGCCGAGCACGAGGTCGCCGAGATTGTGGCTGAGCCCGCCGGCCCCGCGAAACAGCTGGCTGTTGTGCAGCACGCCGAGACCCAGCGTCCGCTCCAGCGATATCAGCACCATGTCCTCGAGGTGGCGCGCCTTGCCGAACCAGTGATGGGCAAGGGTGACGGCGTGGACATCGCTTTCGATGATGGTCCGGATGCCGAAGCGCGGCGACATGACGGCTGCGAAATCGACGTTCTCGTCCCTGAAGATCGGGCTGGAGCGCACGATGCCGGTGCGGTGCTCGACCACGCCGGGAATGCCGAGGCAGATCATGTCGATCTCGGAAAGCGTCAGCCCGGTATCCATCACGCAGGCGCGCACGCCGTCCTCCACCAGATCGGCGATGACATCGATCGGCATCCGGTCGATGCGCACCGGCAGCGAAAATTCCGAAAGCACCTCGCCGCAGAAATCGGAGACCACGAAGGTCATCCGCGTTGCCGCGATCTTGGCGCCGACAACCCTCGACGCATCGGGGTTGAGCTCGAGCATCACCCGGGGGCGGCCGCGCGCCGCGGCATTGCGCAGATCGCCTTCGTGACGCGACAGGATCAGGCCATCGTCGATCAGCGACCCCGTGATCGCGGAGACCGTGCTGGTCGACAATTCGGTGCGCTTGCTGATTTCGATGCGCGCGATCGGGCCATTGCGCCGGATCGTATCCAGCACGCTCAACCGGTTGATTGCTCGCATCAATTCAGGATCAGCGGTCTTCATGAAGGCTCGTCGGGCAGGTTCAGGACAGGGTTTAATTTTTCCGCGTTGCGAAATAATTGATGTTCGTTTCTAGTCCTGCGCCCGCGGCGGATGCAAGCTGTTTTTGCAGGGTATGGCTATTTTTAAGGCGGTTTGCCTCGTCGTTGGCAGATTCGGGTTGACAAAACTCAGGTACCGACATTTATTTAATCCGGAGTGTGCAAAAAGTACTTTGGGAGGAGTGCGATATGTCAATTACTGCCAAATGGCTTCGTTATGGCGCTGCCGCCGCCGGCTTTGCGGCCCTTGCGGCGACGGCAAATACGGCATCCGCCGAGACCGTCATCAAATGGCTGCACCTGGAAAACCAGGAGCCGGTCGTGGAAGTCTGGCGCCAGGTGGCCGACGAATTCGAACAGGCCAATCCCGGCGTCACGATCGAGATGCAGTTTCTCGAAAACCAGGCTTTCAAGGCCAAGCTTCCGACATTGCTGCAATCGTCCGAAATCCCCAGCCTGTTCTACACCTGGGGCGGCGGCGTCCTGAAAGCCCAGTCGGAAACCGGCGTTCTGCGCGACATCTCGCCGGCGCTCGACGCCGACAACAACACATGGCGCGACACGCTGAAGCCGTCTTCCATTGCCGGGATGACGTTTGACGACAAGGTCTGGGCCGCTCCGGTCCTCAATGGCGTCGTCTCGTTCTTCTACAACAAGGAACTGTTCGACAAGGCGGGCGTGGACGGCGCCTCGATCCAGACCTGGGACGACTTCATGGGCGCCGTGAAGACGCTGAAGGATGCCGGGATCACGCCGATTGCCGGCGGCGGCGGCGACAAGTGGCCGATCCATTTCTACTGGGGCTATCTCGCCATGCGCGAGGCCGGCCATGACGGTTTCATGGCCGCAAAGGCCGGCGAAAATGGCGGCTTTGCGGGCGAGCCATTCGTCGCGGCCGGCGAGAAACTGGCAGCCCTCGGCGCGCTTGAGCCCTTCCAGAACGGCTATCTCGGCGCGACCTGGAACGATGCGCTCGCAACCTTCGGCGACGGTCGCGCGGCGATGATCCTGTCCTTTGAAAACACCGGCCGGACGCAGATCAGCAATTCCACCGATGGCAAGGGGCTTGCGGAAGACAATATCGGCCGCTTTGCGTTTCCCGTCATTGAAGGCGCGCCGGGTCTTGTCACCGACAATATGGGTGGCCTGACCGGCTGGGCCGTCACCCGCGATGCGCCGCCCGAGACCGAAAAGTTCCTCGAATATTACACCAGTCCGGATGTCGCCCGCAGGGTATCGGCGGTTCAGAAGGTCATTCCGGTCACGATCGGCGTTGCCGATTCGATCACCGATCCGCTTCTGAAGAGCAGTGCCGAGGCGCTGGCCGAGGAAACCTGGCACCAGAACTATCTCGATCAGGATCTGGGCCCGAATGTCGGCGCGGTGGTCAACGACATGAGCGCCGCGATCGTTTCCGGGGCGACCTCGCCGGAGGACGCCGCCCAGCAGATCCAGGACACCTACGAACTGGAAAACATGTAGCGCTGTTCCGGGCGCCGCTTCGGCGGTGCCCGGACATCAAGGCTCCTGATGTCCGGGGATCCGGCAAGCCGGCGGTTTTTCACGCCAACCGGCTATGATCGGCAATCCCCGGCCGCACGGGCAAGGCGGCAGACCGCCGCCGCATTGCATGCGGGAAAAATACCAATGACGACCACCGATTCCATTCTGCCCGCGCCGGTCGGGCCTGCCCCCGGCAGGCGCAGAAGGCGGCGATCGCTGGCCCATACCAAATGGCCGGTGCTGATCATCTTCATGCCGCCGGCGCTGGTGTTGTTCACGCTGCTCGTCATCCTGCCGATGGGCGAGGCGGCCTGGTATTCCTTCTTCCACTGGAATGGCTATGGAGAGCCGAGCAAGTGGGTCGATTTCCGCAATTATCGGCTGATCTTCCGCAACAGCGCCTTCACCACGGCGCTCATCAATAACGGCCTCATCATCGCCGTGTCGATCGTCATCCAGCTGCCGCTGGCGCTGTGGCTTGCCTCGATGGTGACGAAACGGATCGGGGGCGCGCTGTTCTTCCGGCTGATCTTCTTCCTGCCCTATGTGCTGGCCGATGTCGCCGCCGGCATGATCTGGCGCTTCGTCTATGACGGCGATTTCGGGCTGGTGGCCGGCATCTGGCATTTCTTCGGCGCCGAACCGCCGTTTCTCCTGGCCAATCCCGATACCGCCATGTCGGCGATCCTTGGCGTCGTGGTGTGGAAATATTTCGGCTTCCACATGATGCTGTTCATCGCCGGCCTGCAGGCGATCGACAATTCCATTCTGGAGGCGGCCGATATCGACGGCGCGACCGGCTGGCAGAAATTCAGGCTGGTGACACTGCCGATGCTGGGCTCCACCGTCCGGCTGTCGGTGTTTTTCGCCGTTATCGGCTCGCTTCAGCTTTTCGATCTCATCATGCCGCTCACCGGCGGCGGCCCGGCCAACTCGACCCAGACCATGGTGACCTTCCTTTACAATTTCGGCGTCACCCGCATGCAGGTCGGCTTCGGCAGCGCCGTCGGCGTCATTCTGTTCATCATCTGCGTCACGCTGGCCTTCAGCTACAAACGGATATTCATGAAAAATGACTGAGATCTCCGAAAGCGCGCCGATCGATGCGGCAAAATCCGGCGGGGAAGGCCGCAAGCTGAATGTCGGCACGCAGACCTATCTCTATGTCTCGCTGCTGCTGGTCGCCGGCATTGTCATCATCCCGCTTCTGACCACCGCGCTTGGCGGCTTCAAGACGCTGCCGGATCTGCGCGGTTCTCCCTTCGGCCTGCCTGACCAGTGGCAGTGGAGCAATTACACCGATATCCTGGTGTCGAAGCGGTACTGGCTGCAGATGGGCAATTCGCTGCTGATCGCGGTGTTCACCGTGTTTCTCACGATCGTGTTTGCCGCCTGCGCCGCGTTCTGCTTCGCCCATATCCGGTTCTTCGGCTCGGATTACCTGCTCAATTACTTTCTGATCGGGCTGATGTTTCCGGCGGCGACCGCGATCCTGCCGCTCTATATCCGCATCCGCGATCTCGGCCTGCTCGATACCTATTGGGGCGTGATCCTGCCGCAGGTGGCCTTCGGGCTCGGCATGAGCATTCTTCTGTTCCGCAATTACTTTCGCAACCTGCCGGAGGAGCTGTTCGATGCCGCCTTTGTCGATGGCTGCGGCTATATCGGCTTCTTCTGGCACGTGACCATGCCGCTGTCGCGGCCGATCATCGCCACGGTCGGCATCATCGCCTTCGTGCAGAGCTGGAACAGCTACATCATCCCGCTGATCATGCTGAACACGGAGGACCGCTATCCCTGGCCACTCGGCATCATGGTCTACAAGGGCGAATTCGCGACTGAATGGCAGTTGGTGTTGGCCTTCATCACGCTCACCATCCTGCCGACGATCATCGCCTTCTTCGTCGCCCAGAAACACATCATCGCCGGGCTTACCGCCGGCGCCGTGAAATCGTGAAACCTCGGGGAGCTTGTCGAAAATGGCATCCGTCGAACTCAGCAATATCAGAAAGTCCTACGGCGCTCTCGAGGTCATCCACGGCGTTTCGCTGGCGATCGAGGATGGCGAATTCGTCGCCCTCGTCGGCCCGTCCGGCTGCGGCAAGTCCACGCTGCTGCGCATGATCGCCGGCCTTGAGGAAATCACCAGCGGCGAAATCTCGATCGGCGGAGAGGTGGTCAACGCGCTCACCCCGCGCGAGCGCAACATCGCCATGGTGTTCCAGTCCTATGCGCTCTATCCGCATATGACGGTCAAGGAGAATATGGGCTTCAACCTGCGTCTGGCCAAACGCCCGAAGGCCGAGATCGAGGAGCGGGTGGGAGAGGCGGCGCGGATGCTGGACCTCACCGCGCTGCTCGACCGCAAGCCCTCGCAGCTTTCCGGCGGCCAGCGCCAGCGCGTTGCCATGGGCCGCGCGGTGGTGCGCAATCCGGCGGTGTTCCTGTTCGACGAGCCGCTGTCGAACCTCGACGCGAAACTCCGCGTGCAGATGCGCGCGGAGATCAAGACGCTGCATCAGCGCGTCGAGACCACCTCGGTTTATGTGACGCATGACCAGATCGAGGCGATGACCCTTGCAGACCGGGTGGTGGTGCTCAACCAGGGCCATATCGAGCAGCAGGGCACGCCGATCGAGCTTTACCGCAAGCCGGCCAACCTGTTCGTCGCAGCCTTCATCGGCTCGCCGGCGATGAACCTTCTGCCCGGCATCATTATTGCGGCAGACGGCGGCCCGGCGGTGGGCTTTGTCGATGGAACGGTGCTGGCGATCTCCGGCAACCATGCCGGCCTCAAGGCGGACAGGAAGGTCACCGTCGGCCTTCGCCCCGAACACCTCAATCCCGATATCGGCACGGGATCGGTGATCAACGGCACGGCGCTGCTGGTGGAGCCGACCGGCGCCCAGAGCCATGTCCTCTTCGAACTTGGCGGCCAGCATGTGACGGCGATCGTCGATGGCGAACACGAGATCCATCACGGCCAGCCGTTCGCGGCAAAGATCGATCCGGAACGCGTCCACATCTTCGACAGCGAGACCGGCGCAGCACTGTAATGGGCGCCGGCGGGTTGCGGCAGGACCGAGTTCAAATCCCGGCCTCACGCTATGGCGGGCAGCGCGTGTCGCTTGCACCTTGCCGTCAATGTGATTTTGGCGCATTATAGATCGGCAGCCGGATTTGAAATGGGCGCGACTGCCGGGGAAGAATTCCTTGCCTTCGTAACTGGAAGGGTGAGGGGCATTTCCCAAACCATTCCCTCTATTCATTGCTGGTTTGCCTGCTCGCCATGATAATGAGCATGAGGCCGCCTGCCCGATGGCAGACAGTGACAGGTCCGGGATGATTTTCAGATGCGTGATCGGAGCGCGCTTTTTCGCGCCGGCGCAGAGGTCTCGCTGACAATCGCCAAGGTCAGCAGATCGCCCGGTTTACTTTCGCTTTAATGGGAAATAACACAATGAACGAATTCGACTACATGGTCGAAGCTGCACTCTATCCCGGCCGAAAGGCCAAGGGTCATCGCAGCCCCCGCTACAAGCGGTTTGAAACAGTCGCGGAAGCGGTGCGCTTCGCCGTCGAGGAAAGGGATGGGTGCCAGCTGCGCGGCTCGGTGCTGGAAGTCGAGGAAAGCCGCTATGACGACCGGCAGATCCGGATGCTTTATGATGCACCGGGCTATCCGCTCGATCGCGATCAGAAATGATGCGCCGGGCGCGCCGCCGGTAGATCATGCCACGCATCGGCCGCATCCCTTGGGTGCCGCCGATGTGGCGCTTTCGAGAGCCTCTGCCGGGAAGAGAGATTCACCTCTCACAATGCGCCCGGATCAGGCGAAATCAGCAGCCGAAAGAACATAAACGGCCTTACGGCCCTTCAGGTAGAGCTTGCGCGCCGTGTTGTAGATTTTCTCGCGCGCCGCATCGAATGCGGCGAGGTAGCTCGCTTCGCCGTCGGCCGGGTCGCTGAGCGCATCGGCATTGACGAAAAACATCACTTCGAACATGCCGTCATGACCTGTGAAGCGGACGCGTTTGCCGCCTTTGTCGTAACTGCGGCTTTGGTTGGGAAAGGCGAGTGCCATGATCGAATATCTCCTTGAGAACGGCGTAGGAACGCCACCGGCTGCAAATTTCCGGACGATGGATCGGGTCCGCCTTCCACGGTAACGCGGACCTGCTCCAGCTATTGTGCTGACGCATCTTCGTGGACGTCAGGCGGTTCCGCCCGACTGCGAAATGCGCTCGCCGGGGATCAGCCTTTCGGCTTGCCGAACGTCGCATTGCCTTTTCCGGCATTTTTGACCAGTGAGCCGGAAAGCGGCGCATCGACAACGGCCGGACCCTTTTCCTTTTTGGGCTTTCTGATTTCGCGATTGCTTTTCTTTTGACCTTTGGCCATGTGTGAACTCCCTGTATCGAGCGCGCCTTGTTGCGATGGCGCCTCATGTTTGTCTGTCGAAGATGCGAGGTCTGTAGCTGGAGGCGCACCCGATTGCCTCGCCGGCAAGCTAGAGCGTCGGGCGAAAAAGTGGTTACCGGTTTTCGGGCAGCACGACGCGCAGATTCAATAAGTCAGAGCGTCCTTTGTGCGTTCCGAATGGACCCACGGCGCTCCAGGGCCTGAACCGTTCCACACGACGAACGCGTCGGCACAGTCTGCTGCCTCGCTCCGGACTGAAGGCAGGGGCATTTCGGTGCAGGTGATTTCATGGGCAGGTTCAGAGATTTGCAACGCTAAATATACATATTTTTTTGAGAAAAACATAGGCCTTTGAAGGGATTTTATTTCAGAATCATCGCTTTTATTTGCACTTTTATTTTAAAAAATTACCGAAATGCCTTGTTTTAACCGCAAAAGAAGTGCATATGAGTTTCATCGACCTTGCTACCTGATGTTTGTTCGCGCCTTGGCGCCCCGATAAATTTCCCATCAAAGTCGACTATTTCGAGCCGTCGCGGTCGTTGCGCGTGACGGGCGTTCTCTCTGTGATCGATTGAAAGGAAATCATCATGAGCACTGGTACAGTAAAATTTTTCAATTCCACCAAGGGTTTCGGCTTCATTGAAACCGATGCCGGCGGTTCGGACGTTTTCGTCCATATCTCCGCTGTCGAGCGCGCCGGCATGACCACCATCGTTGAAGGCCAGAAGCTCAGCTTCGACGTCGTCACCGACAGCAGGTCGGGCAAGAGCGCTGCGGAAAACCTGCAGTCTGCATAATCCACGTCTGCGTTTCGTGACCACGGATGTACTGGCACGGAATGTTTGAGACGGACGGAATGGCCGGGCATGCGTCCGGCCTTTCTTGCGTTGTGGGCCACGCGCGAAAGGCCGCCGGCGCTATCTGTGACAGGTTAAACGCGCGTCGCGAACGGGCGCATATCGGTATTGGGAAACCCCTTGGAAAGCAGCACCGCGAAGGCCGCAGTCGAACGTAGCAAACGCTCCTGGACGGCGGCGCTTGCACAATACCGGAGCCCAAATCTGCTCCGCAGCACGATCGAGATCGCCGTAACGGCCGTGCCTTTCGTCGGTTTGTGGACATTGATTGCGCTCGCCGTGACACACGGTCATTGGTGGGCGCTGGCGCTGACGGTTCCGGCGGCTGGTTTCCTGGTTCGCCTGTTTGTCCTGCAGCATGATTGCGGACATGGCGCCCTTTTCGGTCAACGCCGCGTCAACGACTGGACCGGCCGCGTCATCGGCGTCTTCACCCTGACCCCATACGATTACTGGCGCCGGACCCACGCCGTCCATCACGCCACCACCGGCAATCTCGACAAGCGCGGCATCGGCGATGTCGATACGCTGACGGTCAGGGAATACCGCGCTTTGTCCCTTATGGGGCGGTTGCGCTATCGTCTTTATCGCCATCCGACCGTGATGTTCGGTTTCGGTCCCGCGTGGCTGTTCATCTGCCAGTACCGATTGCCGGTCGGTCTGATGCGCGCGGGCGTCGAACCGTGGACTTCGACGGTCGCAACCACGCTCGGCGCGGCCATTCCCGTCGTGCTGCTGATGTGGCTGATGGGGCCGCTCGCCTTCCTGGCGGTGCAATTGCCGATCACGCTGATGGCCGCGACCGCGGGGGTGTGGCTGTTCTATGTCCAGCACCAGTTCGAGGAGACGTATTGGTCCAAGGGCCGAAGCTGGGACTTCCAGAACGCCGCGCTGCACGGCAGTTCGCATTATGACCTTCCGTTTCCGCTTAGATGGATCACCGGCAATATCGGAATCCACCACGTTCACCATCTCGCGGCGAAGGTGCCGTTCTATCGGTTGCCGGAGATCCTGCGTGACTATCCGGAACTGCGCGACATCGGCAGAATTACATTACTGGAGAGCCTGCGTTGTGTTAAGTTGGTTTTGTGGGATGAGGCCGCCAACCGGCTGGTCTCGTTCAGGCAGGCGCGGCTTTGTGTGTGACGCGCGAAGGTGATGGTTTTCACACGTCTCTCGTTTCGACAGTACCGTCCGGTGGCTGACGCTCATGCGTCGCATTGCTCCGGCAGGTCTTTCGCTCGCTTCGTTTCGCTCGTCTGATGCCAAACCAAAGGAGATCCAAATGATACGTTTTACCAGCAATAAGGACGCTGTTGCGGCCAAGCCGGTCGAGACCGGCAAAGGTGCGGACTCCGACCAGCCTTCCGATGCCGCCGTCAAGTCCAAGACCGGCAAAAAGCTGCGCAAGGCTTCGGCCGATGCGAGCCAGAATGATGAAGGCAGCAACAAGCTGCTCTGAATTTTCTCGGCGCTCCAAAGTCGGCCGGGTCATACCGGCCGGTGTCTTACCAAAATCGATGATGCATGCGGCGGCGAATGTCGCGTACGCCAACGACGGTTTCGCTCAGGAGCGATTCCACAGCCCGACGCGCCAATTTCATGCGCGGCGCATCGACATGCGGGAGAGGGCGGCCAAGCCGTGTACCTATGTCGTTGTCGACCAGAACCGTAATGCCGGTGCGCCTGGTCCCCGGACGCTCATGTTTCCAGCAGGCGTTCGGCGGTGAACCTGTCGGTGATCAGCAGATCGATGACGCCGGTTCGCAGCGCGCCGCGAATGGCTTCGGTCTTGGACCGGCCGCCGGCAAGCGCGATGACGCGTTCGACCTTCGACAATTCCTCGAGCGTCATGCCGATGACCCGGTCATGCAGCGGCGTCTTCACGAAGCCGCCCTCGGCATCGAAGAAGCGCAGGCTGATATCGCCGACGCCGCCGGCCTCGGCGACTTCGGCAAGCTCGCGCGAGGAGAACACGTTGCCGCTGCGCGCCAGCATGCCCGACGGCTCCATCGCGCCGATGCCGACAATCGCCAGCGTGATCCTTGAAAAAAGCTCCATGGTCTGGCGCACATAGGTGTCGCCGAGCAGCACCAGCTTGGCCTCCCGCGATTGCGCCACGCCCGGCGCGCTCAAGAGATGGGCTTCCGCGCCCGTCAGCCGCGCCAGCCGGGTGGTGAGCTGGTTGGCGTGGATCTGGACCGTCGGATCGCCCATGCCGCCGAGCGTCTGCACCACGTAGCGGGCCTTGCCGGTTTTCATCGGATGGATGTTGTCCACCATCCGCAGGATCGTTTCCGACCAACTCGAAACCCCGATGATCTCGCCGGACTGCAGCGTCGCCTCCAGGAAATGCGCCGCCGCCTCGCCGATCCGCGCCATGATCGCGCCGTCGCGGTCCTCCGAACATTCGACCACGATCGCCTCTGAAATTCCGAACCGGCTCCTGAGGCCCGATTCCAGTTCGGCATAGGTGCCGGAAGGCGCGACCACGGTGGTGCGCACGATCTCTTCTTCCTGGGCGCGCTTCAGCATGCGCGAAACCGTTGCCTGCGAGATCCGCAGGTGCTTCGCGATCTCCGACTGACGCTGCCCCTCGGTGTGATACATCTGCGCCACGCGGGCGATCATCCGAAGTTCGTTGAGACGGGACATAGCGTTTTGGGTACTCGTCGCTGCTGGTGTGAATATTTATTCTCTACACCGGCAATGTGGTTCGGGCAATCGCTTTTGTCCATGATGCAATGGAAGCATTGCGCCTGGCTGCCGTTGTCGCCGGTCTGATTTCCGGCTCCCGGCTGGCGAGTTCGGCCAGCGCCTCGATATCCGGCCAGAAGCCGACGGCCAAGCCCGCAAGATGGGCGGCGCCCATCGCCGAAGCCTCGGCATTGCGGCAGGGCGTGACCGGCCGGTCGATATAATCGGCCACAAGCTGCATCAGGAACCGGTTGCGGCTCGGGCCGCCATCGACGGAGATGCGCCCGACATCGCCGCCGGCATCCGCCATGATCGAAAACACGTCATGAACCTGAAAGGCAAGGCTTTCGGCCGCCGCACGGGCGACATGGGCCGGCCGCGTGGAAAATGAAAGGCCGCAGACGAGGCCACGGGCGTCGGCATCCCAGTGCGGCGCGCCGAGGCCGACATGGGCCGGCACCAGGGTGACGCCGCCGGTATCGTCCACCGACCGGGCGAGCTCCAGCAGGGCCTCGACGCCGTCAAGGCCGAGCAGGTCCGCGGTCCATGGAAAGATCGAGGCGCTGACGAGGATATTGCCCTCGAAGGCATAGGTCGGGCGACCATCGAGCGACCATGCGATGGTGGTGGTGATGCCGTCCGGCGGGACGATATAGTCCGCGATCGTCTTCATCACCGAGGAGCCGGTGCCGAAGGTGATCTTGCCGTCGCCGCTTGAAAACGCGCCGTGTCCGAAAAGTGCTGCGTGGGAATCGCCGATGGCGGCCGCGATCGGGATTCCGTCCGGCAGTACGCCGACGCCGCTGGTCGCGCCGAATATATGG from Martelella sp. NC20 includes these protein-coding regions:
- a CDS encoding sugar-binding transcriptional regulator; this translates as MSRLNELRMIARVAQMYHTEGQRQSEIAKHLRISQATVSRMLKRAQEEEIVRTTVVAPSGTYAELESGLRSRFGISEAIVVECSEDRDGAIMARIGEAAAHFLEATLQSGEIIGVSSWSETILRMVDNIHPMKTGKARYVVQTLGGMGDPTVQIHANQLTTRLARLTGAEAHLLSAPGVAQSREAKLVLLGDTYVRQTMELFSRITLAIVGIGAMEPSGMLARSGNVFSSRELAEVAEAGGVGDISLRFFDAEGGFVKTPLHDRVIGMTLEELSKVERVIALAGGRSKTEAIRGALRTGVIDLLITDRFTAERLLET
- a CDS encoding FGGY family carbohydrate kinase; translation: MGKAILAIDEGTTNSKAVLVSHEGDIIASASAPVPISHPRSGWVEQDAGEIWRATSKAIAECLKKAPDTEIAALGISNQRESILIWDRNTGRPLGPVVSWQCRRTADACRGLREAGHEADVIARTGLPLDPMFPATKIAWLLQNHGHEQADICIGTVDSWLIWKLSGEVHATDCSNAARTQLFNLSEGRWDEDLCSLFGVDPAMLPNVFDSSHIFGATSGVGVLPDGIPIAAAIGDSHAALFGHGAFSSGDGKITFGTGSSVMKTIADYIVPPDGITTTIAWSLDGRPTYAFEGNILVSASIFPWTADLLGLDGVEALLELARSVDDTGGVTLVPAHVGLGAPHWDADARGLVCGLSFSTRPAHVARAAAESLAFQVHDVFSIMADAGGDVGRISVDGGPSRNRFLMQLVADYIDRPVTPCRNAEASAMGAAHLAGLAVGFWPDIEALAELASREPEIRPATTAARRNASIASWTKAIARTTLPV